The following is a genomic window from Deltaproteobacteria bacterium.
AGGCGACATTCGGCCGTTCTCGTCGCCCGCGGAGGTGGCGTTCGACTACTCGCGCATCGAACGCTTCGTCGGCGCCAGCTCCGAGTGGCACGAGGGCCACGACCAGGTCAGCGAGTCGGACATCCGCCACTGGTGCGAGGTGATGCAGGACGCCAACCCGCTGTATACCGACGAGGCTTACGCCAAGCAGAGCAAGTACGGCGGCATCATCGCGCCGCCGCAGATGGTGCAGACGTGGTCGCTCGACCCGATGCCGGAAGCGCTCAATCGCTTCGTGCGCAACGACCCGCCGTTCAAAGAAGACCCGCACAACCAGCTCTTCGGCATCATCGACGCGATGGGCTACCACGGCGTTGTCGCCACCGCGCAAACGCAGGAATACCTGCGGCCCGTGCGCCCGGGCGACACCATCCGCTCCCGCATCACCGTCGGCAACGTCTCGCGCTACGACCACTACACCCGCATGGGCGTGGGACGCTACGTTGATCTGATCTACACCTTCATCAATCAACGAGATGAGGAAGTCTGCGTGGCGAGCTTCCGGGTGCTGAAGTATCGGCCGCCGTTGGATACCAGACGGCTCTACCAGGGCTAACAGCAAAGGAGACATCATGGCGAAGCTGTATTGGGAAGACGTGAAGGAAGGGCAGGAGCTGCCCGAGCAGTCGCGGGACGTCGATTCGACGCTGATCATCTCGGGCGCAATCTGGGCGTCGCACGACTTCATGCCGGTGCATCACGATCCGAAGTTCGCGCAGGAGAAAGGCGCGCCGGACATCTTCATGAACATCCTGACCACCAACGGACTGGTGGGCACCTACCTCGGCAACTGGACCGGGCCCGACGGCGAACTGAAGAAGCTCAGCATCAGCCTCGCCGTGCCCAACTTTCCCGGCGACAAGCTGCGCATGAACGGCAAGGTGACGAAGAAGTACAAGGATGGCGGCTTGAACCTGGTCGAAGTGACCGTCGCCGGCGAAAATCAGCTCGGCCCGCACGTCACCGGCGCGGCCATCATCGCGCTGCCGGCAAAGGGCTGAGCGGGAGGCCGGTTCGATGGCCCGAGCAAAGATCACTCTGAAGAACAAGGCCTGCATCGTCGGCATCGGCTCGACCGAGTTCACCCGCAACGCCGGCCGCAGCGAGATCCACCTCGCGGTTGACGCGGCCATGGGCGCGTGCGCCGATGCGGGAATCCAAAGCGAGCAGATCGACGGCTGCGTCCGCTTCGGCACCGCCGGCGCGACCGCGATCGAATTTGCCACCGAGTCCGACGTCGCCCGCTGCCTGGGAATTCCCAACCTGCGCTACTTCGTCGAAGCCCCCTGGGGCGGCGGCGCCTGCTGCGCCACCATCATGCATGCCGCCGCCGCGGTCACGCTGGGGCTGGCGAACTACGTGCTCTGCTTCCGCGCCATCCGCGCCGCCAGCGGCATGATGCGCTACGGCCGGCCGGCCAACATTCCCATCGACTCGCACTGGAGCATGACCATGCCCTACGGCTTCCAGAGCCCGACCTCGTGGGTGGCCATGTTCACCCGGCGCTGGATGCACGAAACCGGCGCCACCCGCGAGCAGCTCGGCGCCGTGGCCATCGTCAGCAGGGAGAACGCGCTCAAGAACCCGCGAGCGATGTTCTACGGGCGCCCGCTGAGCATGCAGGAGTATCTTGGATCACCCATGCTGTGCGATCCATTCACGCTTCATGACACGTGCCTGGAAAACGACGGCTGCGTGGCGCTGATCGTCACCACCGCGGACCGGGCGAAGGACCTCAAGCAGAAGCCGGCCTACATCGCCGGCGTCGGCACGGCGACGGGGTGGGACTCGTACTGCATGACCAGCTTCTATCGGCCGGAGATCGGCATTCCGGAAATGGAAGAGGCCGGCAAAGACATGTTCCGCATGGCCGACATGAAGCCGAGCGATATCCAGGTAGCGCAGCTCTACGACGCCTTTACCTCGCTGGTACCGATGCAAATGGAGGCGCTCGGTTTCGTGAAGAAGGGCGAGGGCGGGCCGTTCTGCGAAGGCGGTGACCGCATTCGCCCCACCGGACAGCTACCGATCAACACCGCCGGTGGCATGCTCTCCGAGTCGTACATCCACGGCATGAACGGCATAGCCGAGGGCGTGCGGCAGATTCGCGGCACGTCCACGACGCAGATCAAGGGCGCCCAGCGC
Proteins encoded in this region:
- a CDS encoding lipid-transfer protein encodes the protein MARAKITLKNKACIVGIGSTEFTRNAGRSEIHLAVDAAMGACADAGIQSEQIDGCVRFGTAGATAIEFATESDVARCLGIPNLRYFVEAPWGGGACCATIMHAAAAVTLGLANYVLCFRAIRAASGMMRYGRPANIPIDSHWSMTMPYGFQSPTSWVAMFTRRWMHETGATREQLGAVAIVSRENALKNPRAMFYGRPLSMQEYLGSPMLCDPFTLHDTCLENDGCVALIVTTADRAKDLKQKPAYIAGVGTATGWDSYCMTSFYRPEIGIPEMEEAGKDMFRMADMKPSDIQVAQLYDAFTSLVPMQMEALGFVKKGEGGPFCEGGDRIRPTGQLPINTAGGMLSESYIHGMNGIAEGVRQIRGTSTTQIKGAQRVLVTGGLGVPTSALILTKGK
- a CDS encoding MaoC family dehydratase N-terminal domain-containing protein; the encoded protein is MSSANTGDIRPFSSPAEVAFDYSRIERFVGASSEWHEGHDQVSESDIRHWCEVMQDANPLYTDEAYAKQSKYGGIIAPPQMVQTWSLDPMPEALNRFVRNDPPFKEDPHNQLFGIIDAMGYHGVVATAQTQEYLRPVRPGDTIRSRITVGNVSRYDHYTRMGVGRYVDLIYTFINQRDEEVCVASFRVLKYRPPLDTRRLYQG